The nucleotide sequence TACGCAGACCCTTTATTTGGACCAACATTAAACTGGGGGTTCTTGGAGCGGTCATAGCCTTAATTGCACTAGGCTTTGTAATATATTATGTAGATATAAATTTTCCGGAGCTCAACCTTTTTCAAGACCCGACAATTTTGGTATTTCTTTTTGCAAGTGTCTTCTTTTTAGGGGTCTTGATTTCCTTTATTAGCACATTTTTTGCAACACAACGTTTCTTAAATCTTAGAACAGACGATTTATATTATTAACTTTGCGGCATGAGTAAAAAACAAAATAGTAATCAACCACAAAAGCCTAGACAGGAATTTATTTTTCAGAAGAAAAATTACCTTTTTATGTTTATTGGTTTGGCATTGATTAGCCTAGGATTTATCCTTATGAGCGGTGGCGGAAGTGACGATCCCAATGTTTTTAATCCTGAGATTTATAATTTCAGAAGAATACGCTTGGCCCCTACATTGGTGTTGATAGGCCTGGGAATAGAAGTTTACGCCATTCTGTTGAATCCGCATAAGAAGAAATAAATTTTGGACATATTTGAGGCTATTATACTTGCCATTATTGAAGGCATAACCGAGTATTTACCGGTTTCTTCAACTGGACACATGATTATTACATCTTCCTTTTTTGGTATTGCACAGGAAGATTTCACCAAATTATTTACTATCGTTATCCAATTGGGCACCATACTTTCTGTTGTGGTACTGTACTTTAAGCGATTCTTCCAAAGCATCGATTTTTATTATAAGCTATTGGTCGCTTTTATTCCTGCGGTGGTCTTGGGCCTGCTCTTGAGTGACGTAATAGATGCCTTACTGGAAAGTCCGCTTGTAGTGGCCTTTTCCTTGGTCATAGGGGGATTGATCCTTCTTAGAGTGGATGAGTTATTCGGAAATTCGGAGAACACCGATATTTCATATGCTACGGCTTTTAAAATTGGACTCTTCCAGTGTTTGGCAATGATTCCTGGTGTATCCAGAAGTGGTGCCAGTATTGTTGGAGGTATGACCCAAAAACTAACCAGGACTGCAGCGGCAGAATTTTCATTCTTTCTGGCCTTGCCCACCATGTTGGGGGCTACCCTTAAAAAGAGTTATGACTATTACGATGCCGGCTTTACCCTTACCACCGAACAAATAAACCTATTGATTATAGGAAACGTAGTTGGTTTTATAGTGGCCCTTTTCGCAATTAAGACCTTTATTGGGTATTTGAGCAAACACGGCTTTAAGATATTTGGCTACTACAGAATAGTAGTAGGCATCGCAATCATTGTCATCCATTATTTTATAAGTCCGTTAACGGTAATGTAATGACAAAGGAAGACTTTTTAGAGGGGCAGGTATTATTGATAGACAAACCGCTTGGTTGGTCATCTTTCCAGGCTGTCAATTCCTTAAAATGGAAAATCAGAAAGAAATTTCAACTTAAAAAAATTAAGATAGGCCATGCCGGGACCCTGGATCCGTTGGCGACAGGATTATTACTCATCTGTACAGGAAAAGCCACCAAAACCATAAACGAACTACAGGGTCAGGAAAAAGAATATACGGGAACTATTACCCTTGGCGGCACAACCCCGTCCTATGATCTGGAAACCGAAATAAACGAAAACTTCCCCATAGATCATATTACCAATGAATTGATCCACAATACTACTGCCAAATTTATAGGGGACATAGAACAAATTCCACCCGTTTTCTCGGCTCTAAAAAAAGACGGCAAAAGACTTTACGAGTACGCCAGGGAAGGTAAGGAAGTAGAGATAAAAAAAAGAGGGGTCACCATTACAGAATTTGAAATTACCTCTATAGAACTGCCAATGGTACAGTTTAGGGTGGTCTGCAGTAAAGGCACCTATATTAGATCTTTGGCGCATGATTTTGGAAAAGCACTGCAATCCGGAGCGCATTTATCCTCGTTGAAAAGAACCAAAATAGGGGATTACAACGTAAATAAAGCCATAACCCCCGAGGAATTTGGTAAATTACTGCAAATCGACAGTTAAACTTCGATATTACAAGTGGTAACCTAACCGTTCGTCGATAATTTGAAATATTTTTGATAAAACGTGGTTATATCACTATGAATTTAAACCGTAAACAACTTTCTTTCTTAATAACATTCTTTTCCATGGCCTTGGTGGTGTTGGGTTTATACAACATCCATTTGGGACAGGAAGAAAAAGAAGAGTATGTTATTGAATTAAGTTTGTTGGAAGAGGAGGATCTAGAAAAGCCAATTGAAGAAGAATTAAAGGAAATGCAAGAAATGGCCAAGGCAGATCCCGTTAAAAGTCATATGGCCTATAATGAGGCCAATAAACCAAGTTTCGGCAATCCTGAACCACTCAAAACATTGGAGGAAATATTGGAAGAACAAGAGCTGTCCTCCGATAGTGATGATCCTACGGACTATCTTAGCTCCGACTCAGAATATGCCGCAAGAGTAAAGGAATTGGCCAAGAGAAGAAGGGAAAAACAAGAACTATTGGGAGAAAAGGAAGCCAGTAAGGAAGTAATGACCAACAATTTGGCCAAAAGAAGAACTTCCATTTCCTACTCCTTGGTGGACAGAAGGCATACCAGCCTTCCCATACCCATTTACACCTGTATAGAAGGGGGTAAAGTAGTCATTAATATTAAGGTCGACCCACTAGGAAAGGTCATAGAGGCCGATGTAAACAAAAAAAGTTCCAGTACCCTGAATGGCTGTCTTGTGGATAACGCCATTGAATACGCCTTAAAATCCAAATTTAATACTGGAGAAAAGGCTGAACAAATGGGCACCATTACCTATCTATTCCAAGAAAAGCAAAGATAAAAGGTCGCTCACGGTATTTTGTCCCTTATCCTTATTATACCAGAGCTGTAGATCCTGTTTAAATTCTGCCGTCAACTTCCCGTGCTTACTTTTGTAGTCCTGCACCATTTTGGCAGCAATGGAGGGCCGGGAACCCCATTCCCCTATAACCTTGCCCGTAGTATCATCAATGGAAATCAGTTTTGGAATGGCCATAGCCCCATTGGACAAAAACTGCTCCATTAGGTCCAGATTTTCATCGCGCAATACAAGTCGTAACGAAATATTCTTGTTTAAATCCGTAATCTTATTCATTACAGGTAGTGTCTGGGCAGCATCGCCACACCAACTCTCAGTAAGCACCAACCAGGTAGTTTTTTTTACTATCCCTTTTATTTTGGCCTCGGAATCAGCATCAATCTTAATGGTTTTGTCCAAACGTTTCATTCGTTGATCGTTCAGACGTGTAAAATCATTATGTTCCTGACTTTCTATTGATCCAGTGGATTTTCCCTCCAAAGCCAAATTGGTTACCATTAACCTGTAATCTAAATAAGCCATGGAAGAGTTTATACCCTCCCGAACCAATTGTTGTTTTGTTTTCCGTATTGTTTGTTCCATAAAATGTAAAAACTATTTGCTTCAAAATTAGCCCTTCCCAAGGCAGCATTTGGTAACAATAGTTACATTGGT is from Arenibacter algicola and encodes:
- a CDS encoding DUF3098 domain-containing protein — encoded protein: MSKKQNSNQPQKPRQEFIFQKKNYLFMFIGLALISLGFILMSGGGSDDPNVFNPEIYNFRRIRLAPTLVLIGLGIEVYAILLNPHKKK
- a CDS encoding undecaprenyl-diphosphate phosphatase; the encoded protein is MDIFEAIILAIIEGITEYLPVSSTGHMIITSSFFGIAQEDFTKLFTIVIQLGTILSVVVLYFKRFFQSIDFYYKLLVAFIPAVVLGLLLSDVIDALLESPLVVAFSLVIGGLILLRVDELFGNSENTDISYATAFKIGLFQCLAMIPGVSRSGASIVGGMTQKLTRTAAAEFSFFLALPTMLGATLKKSYDYYDAGFTLTTEQINLLIIGNVVGFIVALFAIKTFIGYLSKHGFKIFGYYRIVVGIAIIVIHYFISPLTVM
- the truB gene encoding tRNA pseudouridine(55) synthase TruB, with the protein product MTKEDFLEGQVLLIDKPLGWSSFQAVNSLKWKIRKKFQLKKIKIGHAGTLDPLATGLLLICTGKATKTINELQGQEKEYTGTITLGGTTPSYDLETEINENFPIDHITNELIHNTTAKFIGDIEQIPPVFSALKKDGKRLYEYAREGKEVEIKKRGVTITEFEITSIELPMVQFRVVCSKGTYIRSLAHDFGKALQSGAHLSSLKRTKIGDYNVNKAITPEEFGKLLQIDS
- a CDS encoding thioredoxin family protein, whose protein sequence is MEQTIRKTKQQLVREGINSSMAYLDYRLMVTNLALEGKSTGSIESQEHNDFTRLNDQRMKRLDKTIKIDADSEAKIKGIVKKTTWLVLTESWCGDAAQTLPVMNKITDLNKNISLRLVLRDENLDLMEQFLSNGAMAIPKLISIDDTTGKVIGEWGSRPSIAAKMVQDYKSKHGKLTAEFKQDLQLWYNKDKGQNTVSDLLSLLFLE